The Pseudochaenichthys georgianus chromosome 8, fPseGeo1.2, whole genome shotgun sequence genome has a segment encoding these proteins:
- the brd4 gene encoding bromodomain-containing protein 4 isoform X3, whose amino-acid sequence MDYKMHAKSNDLLDFQKLDALLEKIAHSVSVKRESSEECNGISGALSVESVPGPRLSWCPANTTTPAPAAPAPARGTEPAPHPVRMGDGLDAAQMSGSNSSSSSGQGQAQQGGNPPPPEYINPNRPKRQTNQLQYLLKVVVKGLWKHQFAWPFHIPVDAIKLNLPDYYTIIKIPMDMGTIKRRLENSYYWNAQECIQDFNTMFTNCYIYNKPGDDIVLMAESLEKAFLQRVTEMPQEETEIVVMTGKGRGRGRREGGLNLKPGGIIDSSSTIPLTRGVSNLSAAPQIRGPVQGPPSLPPQPLMQALPSHMPPTLPSHAPQLGAPYSMGHSDCAPQVPIMTSVPPPAQTALPPASIQNVAPMLQNPITMTKIRKSQKRKADTTTPTANDQLSESSPAESKSGKTLPRRESARPPKLLKKEAPDSQHHIGMVMGLSGPSGGHSPKPQDQLGYCASVVRDMLSKKHAAYAWPFYKPVDVAALGLHDYHDIIKYPMDLSSIKLKLENRQYREPQEFAADVRLMFSNCYKYNPPDHEVVAMARKLQDVFEMRFAKMPDELETKPLVPPPAPVLHHPAPVKPQPPLAHVASSSDSSSDSSSESESSTDDSEEERVQRLAELQDQLKAVHEQLAALSQPQASKPKRKEKEKEKKEKEKEKEKKKEKHKKKGGMSGHVDEIQDATPVPQLSKKNKSRDHNNKDSAPRKKSSKKEAMKLNHPTNLLPVPSLEEDPGAAGSSSSGEKGKPMTYEEKRQLSLDINKLPGDKLGRVVHIIQSREPSLKNSNPDEIEIDFETLKPSTLRELERYVSSCLRKKKKFPAEKPVESMATSKKTGSSSESSGSSSDSEAEATGIIKHQKKKGHSAKEGKKPHPHLHIQSGPAQAGLHSHIAGLQASIQMKQQHQPSPAGFTAPPVAALESSQLLETSFESLPPFGQPLMHLSHHQGNSQSSPAAPHLNAHSAGPVSPETHPFLNQHPVLTSPGKAKSLHISMPQQPSRPSHKAAPLHPKAPQQQAAPPQQQPPMQQQPPPQTAAPPPQHQLPPQILHPAQPLHQRPMSPPTLTPQGLLSSQPPQMLLEDDDEPESTTPLNQVQLYLQQFQQARQPQQPQQPQQSMQSLQAQVRQQQQQQQQQQQQQQQQQQQQQQQQQQQQQQQQQQQQQQQQQQQPGQISLLQSVQGQSQLPSQTTLPPPQLTIQSQTQPAPSHQAPPPQMPLHPGRHMQQQQQQQQQQQQQQQQQQQQLNYQQGPGLAGQSQGSQHKVSMPPNKAQQIIQQQQQQQQQQQQQQQQQQQQQQQQQQQQQQQQQQQQQPSPRPPKADPYNAGHIRDNPSPLMMHSPQLPQFPPVSHQSPPQNMQSKKQRGQGNHSVVKEEKLPPSPVMRGEPFNPAMRPDHHKHPDNKPSQTSHGPQNVKSMDSSRPVIRSSESSGPPPSLQDKDKFKQDSKTPIAPKKDVKLKNMGSWASLAQKSTSTPMSAVKSSSDSFEQFRRAAREKEEREKALKAQAEQVEKDRQRREQDKLRGRDEEDIIEPTRRVHEEPRRRQEQQHIQAQSQQQQQQQQQQQQPQQQQEPPPAAIQQPPAPPTPPQPAAQNPLDQQRELARRREQERRRREAMAATIDMNFQSDLMAIFEENLF is encoded by the exons ATGGATTACAAGATGCATGCCAAGTCCAATGATTTGCTGGATTTTCAAAAACTGGACGCCCTTCTGGAAAAAATTGCACATTCAGTCTCTGTGAAAAG AGAGTCCAGTGAAGAGTGCAATGGGATCAGCGGTGCTCTGTCAGTGGAGTCTGTGCCGGGGCCAAGACTGAGCTGGTGTCCTGCCAACACCACTACCCCTGCCCCTGCAGCTCCAGCTCCTGCTCGGGGGACTGAGCCCGCGCCCCACCCTGTCAGAATGGGAGACGGCCTGGATGCAGCGCAGATGTCGGGCAGCaacagcagtagcagcagcggCCAGGGGCAGGCCCAGCAAGGTGGCAACCCCCCACCCCCAGAGTACATCAATCCCAACAGGCCAAAGCGCCAGACCAATCAGCTGCAGTACTTGCTCAAGGTGGTGGTGAAGGGCCTGTGGAAACACCAGTTTGCCTGGCCCTTTCATATACCAGTGGATGCGATCAAACTTAACCTGCCT GACTACTACACAATAATCAAAATTCCTATGGACATGGGAACAATCAAGAGAAGGCTTGAGAACAGTTACTACTGGAATGCCCAAGAATGTATCCAAGACTTCAACACGATGTTTACCAACTGCTACATATACAACAAG CCCGGAGATGACATAGTCTTAATGGCTGAGTCTCTGGAGAAGGCTTTCCTCCAAAGGGTCACAGAAATGCCTCAGGAAGAAACTGAGATTGTTGTCATGACAGGGAAGGGGCGTGGCCGGGGCCGAAGAGAAGGAG GTCTGAACTTGAAACCAGGGGGCATCATTGATTCTTCGTCCACGATCCCTCTAACACGTGGTGTGTCGAACCTCTCGGCAGCACCACAGATCAGGGGACCGGTGCAGGGCCCGCCTTCACTACCTCCCCAGCCTTTGATGCAGGCCCTGCCGTCCCACATGCCCCCCACGTTACCCAGCCATGCGCCACAGCTCGGAGCCCCTTACTCGATGGGCCACTCAGACTGCGCTCCTCAAGTTCCCATCATGACTTCTGTGCCTCCCCCTGCTCAGACCGCGCTTCCCCCAGCATCCATCCAGAACGTTGCACCCATGCTGCAGAACCCCATTACCATGACCAAA ATAAGaaagagccagaagaggaaagcTGACACCACCACTCCCACAGCAAATGACCAACTGAGTGAGTCTTCACCAGCAGAGTCCAAATCTGGGAAGACCCTACCCAGGCGAGAGAGTGCGCGGCCTCCTAAACTGTTGAAGAAGGAGGCTCCTGACTCCCAGCATCACATCGGCATGGTGATGGGACTGAGTGGACCAAGTGGCGGTCACAGCCCCAAACCACAGGATCAGCTAGGATACTGTGCAAGTGTGGTCAGGGACATGCTGTCTAAGAAGCACGCTGCTTATGCCTGGCCCTTCTACAAACCTGTGGATGTGGCTGCGCTGGGACTACACGATTATCATGACATCATCAAGTATCCTATGGACCTCAGCAGCATCAAG TTGAAGCTGGAGAACAGGCAATACCGAGAACCCCAGGAGTTTGCTGCTGACGTACGATTAATGTTTTCCAACTGCTACAAATATAATCCTCCAGACCATGAGGTGGTAGCCATGGCCCGCAAACTGCAG GATGTCTTTGAGATGCGCTTTGCCAAGATGCCAGATGAACTGGAGACCAAGCCTCTGGTTCCCCCCCCAGCTCCTGTACTTCACCACCCTGCACCAGTTAAGCCCCAGCCTCCTCTGGCCCACGTGGCCTCGTCTTCAGACAGCTCCAGTGACTCGTCCTCCGAGTCAGAGTCTTCCACAGACGACTCTGAAGAGGAGAGAGTCCAGAGGTTAGCAGAGCTCCAGGATCAG TTGAAGGCTGTCCACGAGCAGTTGGCTGCCTTGTCCCAACCACAAGCCAGCAAaccaaagagaaaagaaaaagagaaggagaagaaggaaaaggaaaaggagaaggagaagaagaaagaaaagcaTAAGAAAAAGGGAGGTATGTCTGGCCATGTGGATGAGATCCAGGATGCAACACCTGTCCCGCAGCTCTCTAAGAAGAACAAGAGCAGAGACCATAACAACAAGGACAGTGCACCAAGGAAGAAATCTAG TAAAAAGGAAGCGATGAAACTCAATCATCCCACCAACCTGCTGCCAGTTCCCAGCCTGGAAGAGGATCCGGGAGCTGCTGGGTCTTCGTCCTCAGGGGAAAAAGGCAAGCCTATGACGTACGAGGAGAAAAGGCAGCTCAGCTTGGACATCAACAAGCTTCCTGGGGACAAGCTGGGCCGTGTGGTGCATATCATCCAGTCCAGAGAGCCTTCACTCAAAAACTCTAACCCCGATGAGATCGAGATTGACTTTGAGACGCTAAAGCCTTCCACTCTGCGCGAGCTGGAGAGATACGTGTCTTCCTGCCTCCGCAAGAAGAAGAAGTTTCCAG CTGAGAAGCCTGTGGAGTCCATGGCTACCTCCAAAAAGACTGGTTCCTCCTCAGAGAGTAGCGGCTCCAGCTCAGACAGCGAGGCTGAAGCGACAG GAATAATAAAGCATCAGAAGAAAAAGGGCCACTCTGCGAAGGAGGGGAAGAAGCCTCATCCTCATTTACACATTCAGAGTGGCCCGGCTCAGGCTGGGCTTCATTCCCATATAGCAGGCCTTCAGGCTAGCATCCAGatgaagcagcagcatcagccgTCTCCTGCAGGCTTCACCGCCCCCCCCGTAGCTGCTCTGGAGTCTTCCCAACTACTGGAAACTAGCTTCGAGTCCCTGCCGCCTTTCGGCCAGCCCCTCATGCATCTGTCCCATCACCAAGGCAACTCCCAATCCTCACCGGCAGCTCCACATCTCAATGCTCATTCTGCTGGGCCAGTGTCCCCTGAAACCCACCCCTTCCTCAACCAGCATCCCGTCCTTACGTCTCCGGGTAAGGCCAAAT CCTTGCACATCTCCATGCCTCAGCAGCCTTCCCGACCCAGTCACAAGGCGGCGCCTCTTCATCCAAAAGCCCCTCAGCAGCAAGCAGCACCCCCCCAGCAGCAGCCCCCCATGCagcagcagccccccccccagacAGCAGCTCCACCACCACAGCACCAGCTTCCCCCCCAGATCCTCCACCCTGCTCAGCCTCTGCACCAGCGGCCCATGTCCCCCCCAACACTCACCCCCCAGGGCTTGCTCTCCTCCCAGCCTCCCCAGATGCTGCTGGAGGACGATGATGAGCCAGAGTCTACCACGCCTCTGAACCAAGTACAATTATACCTGCAGCAGTTCCAGCAAGCCCGGCAGCCccagcagccccagcagcccCAGCAGTCCATGCAGTCACTTCAGGCGCAGGTTCgtcagcaacagcagcagcaacaacaacagcagcagcaacaacaacagcagcagcaacagcagcagcagcagcagcagcagcaacaacaacaacaacaacaacagcagcagcagcagcaacaacaacaacaaccaggacagatctctctcctgcagtccgTGCAGGGACAGTCTCAGCTCCCCTCCCAGACCACCCTGCCTCCTCCACAGCTCACCATTCAGTCCCAGACGCAGCCCGCCCCTTCACATCAGGCCCCGCCCCCACAGATGCCCCTCCACCCGGGCCGCCacatgcagcagcagcagcagcagcagcagcagcagcagcagcagcagcagcagcagcagcaacaacttAACTACCAGCAGGGCCCTGGACTCGCTGGTCAGTCCCAGGGGTCACAACACAAGGTATCCATGCCCCCCAACAAAGCACAGCAGAtcatccagcagcagcagcagcagcagcagcaacagcagcagcaacagcagcagcagcagcagcagcagcagcagcagcagcagcagcagcagcagcagcagcagcagcagcagcagccctccCCTCGCCCGCCCAAGGCTGACCCTTACAATGCAG GTCACATAAGGGACAACCCATCGCCTCTCATGATGCATTCCCCACAACTTCCCCAgtttccacctgtgtcccaTCAGTCCCCACCTCAAAACATGCAGTCCAAAAAG CAGAGGGGCCAGGGGAACCACAGTGTTGTAAAGGAGGAGAAACTTCCTCCATCACCAGTGATGAGAGGAGAACCATTCAACCCGGCCATGAGACCCGACCATCACAAACATCCTGATAACAAGCCTTCTCAAACAAGCCACGGCCCACAGA ATGTGAAGTCCATGGACAGCTCGCGACCTGTGATCCGCTCCTCTGAGTCCAGTGGACCGCCTCCCTCTCTGCAAGACAAGGACAAGTTCAAGCAGGACTCCAAGACACCTATTGCCCCCAAAAAG GATGTCAAATTGAAGAACATGGGCTCATGGGCCAGCCTTGCCCAAAAGTCCACATCCACACCCATGTCTGCAGTGAAGTCATCGAGTGACAGTTTTGAGCAGTTCCGTCGAGCGGCCcgggagaaggaggagagggagaaggcTCTGAAGGCCCAGGCCGAGCAGGTGGAGAAGGACAGACAACGCAGAGAGCAGGACAAACTACG aGGGCGGGATGAAGAGGACATCATTGAGCCGACCAGACGGGTGCACGAGGAGCCGCGCCGGCGTCAGGAGCAGCAACACATTCAAGCTCagtcgcagcagcagcagcagcaacaacaacaacaacaacaaccgcaGCAACAGCAGGAGCCCCCGCCTGCTGCCATCCAGCAGCCTCCTGCCCCCCCGACCCCGCCTCAGCCCGCTGCACAGAACCCACTCGACCAACAGAGGGAGCTCGCTCGCCGCCGAgagcaggagaggaggaggcGAGAAGCG ATGGCAGCAACAATTGACATGAATTTCCAAAGTGACTTAATGGCTATCTTTGAGGAGAACCTGTTCTGA
- the brd4 gene encoding bromodomain-containing protein 4 isoform X5 produces the protein MGDGLDAAQMSGSNSSSSSGQGQAQQGGNPPPPEYINPNRPKRQTNQLQYLLKVVVKGLWKHQFAWPFHIPVDAIKLNLPDYYTIIKIPMDMGTIKRRLENSYYWNAQECIQDFNTMFTNCYIYNKPGDDIVLMAESLEKAFLQRVTEMPQEETEIVVMTGKGRGRGRREGGLNLKPGGIIDSSSTIPLTRGVSNLSAAPQIRGPVQGPPSLPPQPLMQALPSHMPPTLPSHAPQLGAPYSMGHSDCAPQVPIMTSVPPPAQTALPPASIQNVAPMLQNPITMTKIRKSQKRKADTTTPTANDQLSESSPAESKSGKTLPRRESARPPKLLKKEAPDSQHHIGMVMGLSGPSGGHSPKPQDQLGYCASVVRDMLSKKHAAYAWPFYKPVDVAALGLHDYHDIIKYPMDLSSIKLKLENRQYREPQEFAADVRLMFSNCYKYNPPDHEVVAMARKLQDVFEMRFAKMPDELETKPLVPPPAPVLHHPAPVKPQPPLAHVASSSDSSSDSSSESESSTDDSEEERVQRLAELQDQLKAVHEQLAALSQPQASKPKRKEKEKEKKEKEKEKEKKKEKHKKKGGMSGHVDEIQDATPVPQLSKKNKSRDHNNKDSAPRKKSSKKEAMKLNHPTNLLPVPSLEEDPGAAGSSSSGEKGKPMTYEEKRQLSLDINKLPGDKLGRVVHIIQSREPSLKNSNPDEIEIDFETLKPSTLRELERYVSSCLRKKKKFPAEKPVESMATSKKTGSSSESSGSSSDSEAEATGIIKHQKKKGHSAKEGKKPHPHLHIQSGPAQAGLHSHIAGLQASIQMKQQHQPSPAGFTAPPVAALESSQLLETSFESLPPFGQPLMHLSHHQGNSQSSPAAPHLNAHSAGPVSPETHPFLNQHPVLTSPGKAKSLHISMPQQPSRPSHKAAPLHPKAPQQQAAPPQQQPPMQQQPPPQTAAPPPQHQLPPQILHPAQPLHQRPMSPPTLTPQGLLSSQPPQMLLEDDDEPESTTPLNQVQLYLQQFQQARQPQQPQQPQQSMQSLQAQVRQQQQQQQQQQQQQQQQQQQQQQQQQQQQQQQQQQQQQQQQQQQPGQISLLQSVQGQSQLPSQTTLPPPQLTIQSQTQPAPSHQAPPPQMPLHPGRHMQQQQQQQQQQQQQQQQQQQQLNYQQGPGLAGQSQGSQHKVSMPPNKAQQIIQQQQQQQQQQQQQQQQQQQQQQQQQQQQQQQQQQQQQPSPRPPKADPYNAGHIRDNPSPLMMHSPQLPQFPPVSHQSPPQNMQSKKQRGQGNHSVVKEEKLPPSPVMRGEPFNPAMRPDHHKHPDNKPSQTSHGPQNVKSMDSSRPVIRSSESSGPPPSLQDKDKFKQDSKTPIAPKKVQDVKLKNMGSWASLAQKSTSTPMSAVKSSSDSFEQFRRAAREKEEREKALKAQAEQVEKDRQRREQDKLRGRDEEDIIEPTRRVHEEPRRRQEQQHIQAQSQQQQQQQQQQQQPQQQQEPPPAAIQQPPAPPTPPQPAAQNPLDQQRELARRREQERRRREAMAATIDMNFQSDLMAIFEENLF, from the exons ATGGGAGACGGCCTGGATGCAGCGCAGATGTCGGGCAGCaacagcagtagcagcagcggCCAGGGGCAGGCCCAGCAAGGTGGCAACCCCCCACCCCCAGAGTACATCAATCCCAACAGGCCAAAGCGCCAGACCAATCAGCTGCAGTACTTGCTCAAGGTGGTGGTGAAGGGCCTGTGGAAACACCAGTTTGCCTGGCCCTTTCATATACCAGTGGATGCGATCAAACTTAACCTGCCT GACTACTACACAATAATCAAAATTCCTATGGACATGGGAACAATCAAGAGAAGGCTTGAGAACAGTTACTACTGGAATGCCCAAGAATGTATCCAAGACTTCAACACGATGTTTACCAACTGCTACATATACAACAAG CCCGGAGATGACATAGTCTTAATGGCTGAGTCTCTGGAGAAGGCTTTCCTCCAAAGGGTCACAGAAATGCCTCAGGAAGAAACTGAGATTGTTGTCATGACAGGGAAGGGGCGTGGCCGGGGCCGAAGAGAAGGAG GTCTGAACTTGAAACCAGGGGGCATCATTGATTCTTCGTCCACGATCCCTCTAACACGTGGTGTGTCGAACCTCTCGGCAGCACCACAGATCAGGGGACCGGTGCAGGGCCCGCCTTCACTACCTCCCCAGCCTTTGATGCAGGCCCTGCCGTCCCACATGCCCCCCACGTTACCCAGCCATGCGCCACAGCTCGGAGCCCCTTACTCGATGGGCCACTCAGACTGCGCTCCTCAAGTTCCCATCATGACTTCTGTGCCTCCCCCTGCTCAGACCGCGCTTCCCCCAGCATCCATCCAGAACGTTGCACCCATGCTGCAGAACCCCATTACCATGACCAAA ATAAGaaagagccagaagaggaaagcTGACACCACCACTCCCACAGCAAATGACCAACTGAGTGAGTCTTCACCAGCAGAGTCCAAATCTGGGAAGACCCTACCCAGGCGAGAGAGTGCGCGGCCTCCTAAACTGTTGAAGAAGGAGGCTCCTGACTCCCAGCATCACATCGGCATGGTGATGGGACTGAGTGGACCAAGTGGCGGTCACAGCCCCAAACCACAGGATCAGCTAGGATACTGTGCAAGTGTGGTCAGGGACATGCTGTCTAAGAAGCACGCTGCTTATGCCTGGCCCTTCTACAAACCTGTGGATGTGGCTGCGCTGGGACTACACGATTATCATGACATCATCAAGTATCCTATGGACCTCAGCAGCATCAAG TTGAAGCTGGAGAACAGGCAATACCGAGAACCCCAGGAGTTTGCTGCTGACGTACGATTAATGTTTTCCAACTGCTACAAATATAATCCTCCAGACCATGAGGTGGTAGCCATGGCCCGCAAACTGCAG GATGTCTTTGAGATGCGCTTTGCCAAGATGCCAGATGAACTGGAGACCAAGCCTCTGGTTCCCCCCCCAGCTCCTGTACTTCACCACCCTGCACCAGTTAAGCCCCAGCCTCCTCTGGCCCACGTGGCCTCGTCTTCAGACAGCTCCAGTGACTCGTCCTCCGAGTCAGAGTCTTCCACAGACGACTCTGAAGAGGAGAGAGTCCAGAGGTTAGCAGAGCTCCAGGATCAG TTGAAGGCTGTCCACGAGCAGTTGGCTGCCTTGTCCCAACCACAAGCCAGCAAaccaaagagaaaagaaaaagagaaggagaagaaggaaaaggaaaaggagaaggagaagaagaaagaaaagcaTAAGAAAAAGGGAGGTATGTCTGGCCATGTGGATGAGATCCAGGATGCAACACCTGTCCCGCAGCTCTCTAAGAAGAACAAGAGCAGAGACCATAACAACAAGGACAGTGCACCAAGGAAGAAATCTAG TAAAAAGGAAGCGATGAAACTCAATCATCCCACCAACCTGCTGCCAGTTCCCAGCCTGGAAGAGGATCCGGGAGCTGCTGGGTCTTCGTCCTCAGGGGAAAAAGGCAAGCCTATGACGTACGAGGAGAAAAGGCAGCTCAGCTTGGACATCAACAAGCTTCCTGGGGACAAGCTGGGCCGTGTGGTGCATATCATCCAGTCCAGAGAGCCTTCACTCAAAAACTCTAACCCCGATGAGATCGAGATTGACTTTGAGACGCTAAAGCCTTCCACTCTGCGCGAGCTGGAGAGATACGTGTCTTCCTGCCTCCGCAAGAAGAAGAAGTTTCCAG CTGAGAAGCCTGTGGAGTCCATGGCTACCTCCAAAAAGACTGGTTCCTCCTCAGAGAGTAGCGGCTCCAGCTCAGACAGCGAGGCTGAAGCGACAG GAATAATAAAGCATCAGAAGAAAAAGGGCCACTCTGCGAAGGAGGGGAAGAAGCCTCATCCTCATTTACACATTCAGAGTGGCCCGGCTCAGGCTGGGCTTCATTCCCATATAGCAGGCCTTCAGGCTAGCATCCAGatgaagcagcagcatcagccgTCTCCTGCAGGCTTCACCGCCCCCCCCGTAGCTGCTCTGGAGTCTTCCCAACTACTGGAAACTAGCTTCGAGTCCCTGCCGCCTTTCGGCCAGCCCCTCATGCATCTGTCCCATCACCAAGGCAACTCCCAATCCTCACCGGCAGCTCCACATCTCAATGCTCATTCTGCTGGGCCAGTGTCCCCTGAAACCCACCCCTTCCTCAACCAGCATCCCGTCCTTACGTCTCCGGGTAAGGCCAAAT CCTTGCACATCTCCATGCCTCAGCAGCCTTCCCGACCCAGTCACAAGGCGGCGCCTCTTCATCCAAAAGCCCCTCAGCAGCAAGCAGCACCCCCCCAGCAGCAGCCCCCCATGCagcagcagccccccccccagacAGCAGCTCCACCACCACAGCACCAGCTTCCCCCCCAGATCCTCCACCCTGCTCAGCCTCTGCACCAGCGGCCCATGTCCCCCCCAACACTCACCCCCCAGGGCTTGCTCTCCTCCCAGCCTCCCCAGATGCTGCTGGAGGACGATGATGAGCCAGAGTCTACCACGCCTCTGAACCAAGTACAATTATACCTGCAGCAGTTCCAGCAAGCCCGGCAGCCccagcagccccagcagcccCAGCAGTCCATGCAGTCACTTCAGGCGCAGGTTCgtcagcaacagcagcagcaacaacaacagcagcagcaacaacaacagcagcagcaacagcagcagcagcagcagcagcagcaacaacaacaacaacaacaacagcagcagcagcagcaacaacaacaacaaccaggacagatctctctcctgcagtccgTGCAGGGACAGTCTCAGCTCCCCTCCCAGACCACCCTGCCTCCTCCACAGCTCACCATTCAGTCCCAGACGCAGCCCGCCCCTTCACATCAGGCCCCGCCCCCACAGATGCCCCTCCACCCGGGCCGCCacatgcagcagcagcagcagcagcagcagcagcagcagcagcagcagcagcagcagcagcaacaacttAACTACCAGCAGGGCCCTGGACTCGCTGGTCAGTCCCAGGGGTCACAACACAAGGTATCCATGCCCCCCAACAAAGCACAGCAGAtcatccagcagcagcagcagcagcagcagcaacagcagcagcaacagcagcagcagcagcagcagcagcagcagcagcagcagcagcagcagcagcagcagcagcagcagcagcagccctccCCTCGCCCGCCCAAGGCTGACCCTTACAATGCAG GTCACATAAGGGACAACCCATCGCCTCTCATGATGCATTCCCCACAACTTCCCCAgtttccacctgtgtcccaTCAGTCCCCACCTCAAAACATGCAGTCCAAAAAG CAGAGGGGCCAGGGGAACCACAGTGTTGTAAAGGAGGAGAAACTTCCTCCATCACCAGTGATGAGAGGAGAACCATTCAACCCGGCCATGAGACCCGACCATCACAAACATCCTGATAACAAGCCTTCTCAAACAAGCCACGGCCCACAGA ATGTGAAGTCCATGGACAGCTCGCGACCTGTGATCCGCTCCTCTGAGTCCAGTGGACCGCCTCCCTCTCTGCAAGACAAGGACAAGTTCAAGCAGGACTCCAAGACACCTATTGCCCCCAAAAAGGTACAG GATGTCAAATTGAAGAACATGGGCTCATGGGCCAGCCTTGCCCAAAAGTCCACATCCACACCCATGTCTGCAGTGAAGTCATCGAGTGACAGTTTTGAGCAGTTCCGTCGAGCGGCCcgggagaaggaggagagggagaaggcTCTGAAGGCCCAGGCCGAGCAGGTGGAGAAGGACAGACAACGCAGAGAGCAGGACAAACTACG aGGGCGGGATGAAGAGGACATCATTGAGCCGACCAGACGGGTGCACGAGGAGCCGCGCCGGCGTCAGGAGCAGCAACACATTCAAGCTCagtcgcagcagcagcagcagcaacaacaacaacaacaacaaccgcaGCAACAGCAGGAGCCCCCGCCTGCTGCCATCCAGCAGCCTCCTGCCCCCCCGACCCCGCCTCAGCCCGCTGCACAGAACCCACTCGACCAACAGAGGGAGCTCGCTCGCCGCCGAgagcaggagaggaggaggcGAGAAGCG ATGGCAGCAACAATTGACATGAATTTCCAAAGTGACTTAATGGCTATCTTTGAGGAGAACCTGTTCTGA